CCGGAGCCTCTTCCTGCAGGTGGAACAGGTCCATCTCGCGGCCCAGTTTGCGGTGGTCGCGCTTCTCGGCCTCTTCGAGGAAGGTCAGGTAATCCTTCAGATCCTGCCGACTGCGGAAGCCCACGCCATAGATCCGCTGCAGCATCGGCCGGTCGGAATCGCCGCGCCAATAGGCGCCCGCGACCTTCATCAGCTTGAAGGCGTCGGCGGGGACCTGGCCGGTATGCTGCAGATGCGGACCGCGGCAGAGATCCTGCCAGTCGCCATGCCAGTACATCCGGATCTGCTGATCCTCGGGGATCATGCCGACAAGCTCGACCTTGTAGGGCTCGTCATTGTCCTCGTAATGCTTCACGGCACGGGCGCGGTCCCAGATCTCGGTGCGGACCGGGTCGCGGGCATTGATGATCTCTTTCATCTTCGCTTCGATCCGGCCCAGATCCTCGGGGGTGAAGGGCTCTTCGCGGTCGAAATCGTAATACCAGCCATTCTCGATGACCGGGCCGATGGTGACCTTCACATCGGGCCAGAGCGCCTGCACCGCGCGCGCCATGATATGCGCGAGGTCATGCCGGATCAGTTCCAGCGCCGGGGCATCGTCCTTCATGGTGTTGATGGCGATCGAGGCATCTTCCGTGATCGGCCATTGCAGGTCGAAATGGCGGCCGTTGACCTGGGCCGAAATCGCCTTCTTGGCCAGCGAGTTGGAGATGCCGGCCGCGATTTCGGCAGGGGTGATCCCGGCCTCGAAATCGCGCTGATTGCCATCGGGGAAGGTGAGAGTGATCTGGCCCATGATCGGCCTCCTCGTCGGTTTGGCGCCCACGGAACGCCCGGTTGCGGGTTATGTCGGCTGGTCTAGTGAACCCGCCGGAACAGGGTGTCAAGACGCCCGGGCTGCGGCATGGCCTCCCGGGCGTTCCGACAGAAACGGCTTCCCGGCTCAGCCGAGCTCGGCCAGCCTTTCGAGCGCGCCGCGCAGCTTGGCGGCCTCGCCGGTCTTGGCCTCGACCAGATCCCTGGTTTCCTCGACCACGTCCTCGGGGGCGCTTTCGACGAATTTCGGGTTCTTCAGGCGGCCTTCGAGCCCCTTGAGGTCCTTTTCAAGCTTCGACAGCGTCTTTTCCAGCCGCGCCCGTTCGGCCGCGACGTCGATGATGCCCGCCAGCGGCAGCGCGAAACTGCCGCCCTCGACCGCGATGGTGACGCAGCCTTTGGGCAGGGTCTCGGCGGCGCTCAGGCTGTCGATCCGGGCCATGCGCCGGATCAGCGCCTCGTTGCGCGCCCAGGCGTCCTGTCCGGCCGCGTCGAGCTCGGTATAGAGCATCGGGATCTTGGCGCCCGCGGGCACGTTCATCTGGGCCCGGGCCGAGCGGATTTCCTCGATCAGCGCGATCACCCAGTTCATTTCGCGGTCGGCCTGCAGGTCGATCAGATCGGCGCCATAGGCGGGCCAATCGGCATGGACCAGCATCTTCGCCCGTTCTGCGGTCGTGCCCCAGAGCTCCTCGGTGATATAGGGCATGATCGGGTGCAGCAGGATCAGGCACTGGTCGATCACCCAGGCCATGGTGGCGCGGGTCTCGGCCTTCTGGGCCTCGGTGCCGTCCATCAGCAGAGGCTTGGAGAACTCGACATACCAGTCGCAGACCTTGCCCCAGACGAAGGCGTAAAGCGCATTGGCCGCGTCGTTGAAGCGGTAATGGCTCAGCGCCTCGTCGACTGCTTCGCGCACCCGGGCGGTCTCGCCCACGATCCAGGTGTTCACGGTTTCGGTGGGCGCCGGGATCTCGCCGGTCGGCGTGTAGCCCTCGAAGACGCCGTTCATCTCGGCAAAGCGGGTGGCGTTCCAGAGCTTGGTGCCGAAATTGCGGTAGCCCGCGATCCGGCTGGTCGAGAGCTTGAGGTCGCGCCCCATGGCGGCCATGGCGGTCAGGGTGAAGCGCACCGCATCGGCGCCGTATTCGTCGATCAGCTCCAGCGGGTCGAGCACGTTGCCCAGGGATTTCGACATCTTCTTGCCCTTCTCGTCGCGGACGAGGGCATGGACATAGACGGTGTGGAACGGCACCTGATCGACCACGGCCAACTGCATCATCATCATCCGGGCGACCCAGAAGAAGATGATGTCGAAGCCGGTGATCAGCACATCGGTCGGGAAGTATTTCGCCAGTTCAGGGGTTTCCTCGGGCCAGCCCAGCGTGCCGATGGGCCAGAGCCCCGAGGAGAACCAGGTGTCGAGCACGTCGGGGTCGCGCCAGATCGGATAGATCAGCCCGGTCGGGTCCTGGCTGAGATTGTACTCAGCGAGGCTTTCGGCCAGCGCCTCTTCGGCGGCGGCGCGGCCGGCGACCTCGACCACCCGCATCGCATGCAGCGGTGCCGGCAGACCGGCGAGGACGTCCTGGAACTGCGCCTTGACCGCCTCGAAATCGGCGGCACAGTGATGGCGCGCGCCCCGCTGGACGAAGCCCTCCCCGAGCAGGCGGTAGAGTTCCACATCGTCGAGCGCGTTGTCGCCCTCATCATCGGTGAAATGGGACGCGTCGAGGTCGAGCCCGTACCAGACCGGGATCTGATGCCCCCACCAGAGCTGGCGGCTGATGCACCAGGGCTCGATATTCTCCAGCCAGTGGAAATACGTCTTGGCGTCGCGTTCGGGCAGGATGCGGGTATAGCCGGCCGTCTCGTCGAATTGGCCCGCTTCCTGTGCCGCCATGCCCTTGCGGACGGTGTCGAGCGCGGGGCCCACGATCTTCTGCGTGTCGACGAACCACTGGTCGGTCAGATAGGGCTCGATGGCGGTTTTCGAGCGGTCGCCATGCGGCACCATGTGGCGGTCGCTGTCGATCCCGTCGAGCCAGCCCCGGGCCTCGGCATCCGCGACGATGGCCTTGCGCGCCTCGTAGCGATCGAGCCCGTCGAACCGCGCAATGCAGTCGGCAACCCGGGCGTCGTCGCAGCCTTCGGCGAAATCGGCATTGTCCTTCAGGAACATCGCGGCGCGGGTCGACATGATGTTGATGGCGCGCAGCCCCGTGCGCTGGCCGACGCCCCAGTCGTTGAAATCATGCGCGGGCGTGATCTTGACGGCCCCGGTGCCCTTGGTCGGATCGGCATAGTCATCGGCGACGATCGGGATCGACCGGCCGCAAAGCGGCAGCCGCACGGTCTTGCCGATCAGGTGCCGGTAGCGGTCGTCCTCGGGATGGACGGCAACGCCGGTATCGCCCAGCATGGTCTCGGGGCGGGTGGTCGCCACGACCAGGTAATCGCGGGTCTCGAAGGCGGTGGGGGTGCCTTCCTCGTCGAACTCGACCGGGTGTTCATAGGTCGCGCCGTCTTCCAGCGGATAGCGCAGGCGCCACATGTTGCCGTCAAGCTCGACCTGCTCGACCTCGAGATCGGAAATCGCGGTCTCGAAATGCGGGTCCCAGTTCACCAGCCGCTTGCCGCGATAGATGAGGCCCTTGTTGTACATCTCGACGAAGACCTTGATGACGGCATCGTGGAAGTTGCCGTCCTCGCCCGCAGGCGCACCGGGGGCGCCGGACATGGTGAAGGCGTTCCGGGACCAGTCGCAGGAGGCGCCCAGGCGTTTGAGCTGGGTGATGATGGTGCCGCCCGACTGGCCCTTCCAGTCCCAGACCTTCTCGAGGAATGCCTCGCGTCCCATCTCGCGGCGGCCGGGATTGCCTTCCTTGGCCAGTTCCCGTTCCACGACCATCTGGGTCGCGATGCCCGCATGGTCCTGACCCGGCTGCCAGAGCGTGTCGAAGCCGCGCATCCGGTGCCAGCGCACCAGGATGTCCTGCAGCGTGTTGTTGAAGGCATGACCCATATGCAGACTGCCGGTCACGTTCGGCGGCGGGATCATGATGCAGAAGGTTTCGGGGCGCGAGGCATTGGCCCCGGCGGTAAAGCAGCCGGCCTTTTCCCAGGCCTCGTAGAGACGCTGTTCTGCGGCGGCAGCGTCGAAAGTCTTTTCCATCGGCATCGGAGGATCCCTTGCATCGAAACGGGCTGGGGCGTGATTAGCGAAAGGCGCGGCCAAGGCCAACCCCTCTGGACAGGACGGGCCGTGCCGCTACGCTCGCCTTCAGGGAGAGGAGGGCCCCAGATGGAGAGGACATTCGGCAAGAGCCAGACCGGACCGCGGTTCGAGGATTGGCGGTTTCTGATCGGAACGGGGCGCTATGTCGACGATATCGCCCCAGCCGCGGCGCTGCATGCGGTGTTTCTGCGCAGCCCCGTCGCCCATGCCGAGATCCGGGCGATGGACCTCGAGGACGCGCGGGCGGCGCCCGGGGTGGTGGCGGTGCTGTCGGCCGGGGATCTGCGGGCGGCCGGGATCGGGGCGGCGATGGGGGCGACGGTCGTCACCAATCGCGACGGCAGCGCGGGCGCCGCGCCCGCTCGGCCGCTGCTGGCCGAGGGTCGGGTGCGTTTTGTCGGCGAGGCGATGGCGGTGGTGATCGCCGAGACGTTACTGGCGGCGAAGGATGCCGCCGAGCGGATCGTGTTCGACCTGCATGACCTCGACCCGCATCTGGCGCTGACCGTGGGCGGGCCGCAGATCCATCCCGAGGCACCGCTTAACCTTGCCTATGACTGGGCGACGGGCGACGAGGCGGCGGTGCATGAGGCGTTCCGGACGGCCGCGCGGACGGTGCGGCTGGAGGTGGCCGACAACCGGGTGATCGTCAATTCGATGGAGCCGCGCGGGGCCTGGGCGGAATGGGCGGACGGGCGGCTTCATCTCTGCGTGAACGGGCAGGGGGTCTGGGACCAGAAGGCCAAGCTGGCGGCGATGCTGGATCTGCCCGAGACGGCGGTGCGGGTGACCAACCCGGATGTGGGCGGCGGTTTCGGGATGAAGGCGATGAGCTATCCCGAATATTACGTCATCGCCCATGCCGCGCGGGCGCTGGGTCGGCCGGTGCGCTGGATGTCCGACCGCACCGAGGCGATGCTGAGCGACAATGCCGGGCGCGATCTTGTCTCGATGGTCGAGATCGCCTTCGATGCCGGGCACCGGATCACCGGCTATCGGGTCGAGACCCTCTCCAATCTGGGGGCCTACAATTCCGAATATGCCCAGCCGATCCAATCCGAGCTGTTCGCGAAGGTGCTGACCGGCGCCTATGACATTCCGGTGGCCTTCCTCGCGGTGAAGGGCGTCTATACCAACACCACCCAGGTCGATGCCTATCGCGGCGCCGGGCGGCCCGAGGCGATCTATGCGCTCGAACGTACCATGGATCTCGCGGCCCGCGAGCTTGGGCTCGACCCCTGGGAATTGCGGCGGCGGAATTTCATCGCGCCTTCGGCCTTCCCCTACCGCACGCCGACCGGCGAGAGCTATGATGTCGGCGATTTCGCCCGGGTGCTGGCGCGGGTCGAGACCATGGCCGACCGGGCGGGCTTTGCCGCGCGCAAGGCCGGGAGTGCCGCCCGAGGGCGGCTGCGCGGGCTTGGGCTTTGCTATTACATCGAATCGATCCTGGGCGATCCGACCGAGGGCGCCGAGATCGCGTTTCCCGAGGATGGAACCGTCGCGCTTTACGTCGGCACCCAGTCGAACGGGCAGGGGCACGAGACGGTCTATGCCCGCTTCCTGGCCGAGCAGGCGGGGCTTCCGGTCGAGGCGATCCGCGTGATCCAGGGCGACAGCGACCTGATCGCCCGGGGCGGTGGCACCGGCGGGTCGCGCTCGGTCACCACCCAGGCCAGTGCGACCCTGGCCGCGATCGAGGTCATGGTCGCGGCCTTCACGCCCTTTCTTGCCGCCGAGATGGGCGTGGAGATGTCAGATCTGGGCTTCGACGAGGGCCGCTTCCGCGCGCCCGGATCGAACCTGACGCCGGGGCTTATCGAGGCGGCGGCGATGGCGCGTCGCGCGGGGCGGACGGATCTCTTGCGCCACCGTGCCGATTATACCCTGCCGGGCCGGTCCTATCCGAATGGCGCCCATGTCGCCGAGGTCGAGATCGACCCCGAGACCGGCGAGACGCGGGTGTTGCGCTATACGGTCGCGGACGATTTCGGCACGCTGATCAATCCGCGTCTGGCCGAGGGGCAGGTGCATGGCGGTGTGGCGCAGGGGCTTGGCCAGGCGCTGTGCGAGCGGGTCGTCCATGACGATTATGGCCAGCTTCTGACCGCGAGCTTCATGGATTACGCGATGCCGCGCGCGTCCGATCTGCCTTTCGTGCAATTCGGGACCGAACCGGTCCCTTCGACCGCCAATCCGCTGGGCATGAAGGGTTGCGGCGAGGCGGGAACGGTGGGCGCGATGGCGGCGGTCGGCAATGCGGTGCTGGATGCGCTCTGGAGCGCGGGCGTGCGCCGCGCCGACATGCCGTTCACGCCGGAACGGGTCTGGCGGCTGTTGCGGGCCGCGGTCTGAGGCCGGAACGCACCGCAGGGGCACGAATTTTCGACGAAAATTCGAACCGGGCATCCTGCCGGACGCCCGGGGGCGCGCCGCTCAGGCGACCTTTTCCAGATGCGCGTCGGGCAGCACTCCCAGCGCATGGCAGATATCGCGGGTCAGATGCGGCTTGTTCAGGGTGTAGAAATGGAAATCCCGCACGCCGCCTTCCATCAGCTCGGTGCAGAGCTCGGTCGCCATCGCCTTGCCCAGCAACTCTTCCCGGCCGTCGCGGATCGCGGTTTCGAAAGCCTCGTCGACATGGGCCGGCACATGCGCGCCGCAGCGCTGGGCGAAACGACGAACACCGGCCCATTTCTCGATCGGCAGGATGCCGGGGATGATCTTCGCGCCGTCGATCCCCTGCTTCTCGCAGGCATCGCGGAAACGGAAGAAGGTCTCGGCCTCGAAGAAGAACTGGGTGATGGCCGTGTCCGCGCCCGCCTCGAACTTGCGTTTCAGCCAGCGCACATCGGCATCGGGCGCGCCCGCCTCGGGATGCGGGTCGGGATAGGCGCCGACCCGGAGCCGGAACCTGCCGGTCGCGGCCAGCGCCTCGATCAGCTCGCAGGAATTGGCAAAGCCGTCTGGATGCGGCCGGAACGCGCCCTGGCCCTTGGGCGGGTCGCCCCGCAGCGCCACGATCTCGTTCACGCCTGCCGCCGAATAGGCCTCGGCGATCTCCAGCGTCTCGGCCCGGGTCGCGTCGACGCAGGTCAGATGGGCGGCGACATTCAGCCCGTAATGGTTGTGGATGGTCTGGACCGCCTCATGGGTCAGCTTGCGCGTGGTCCCGCCCGCACCATAGGTCACCGAGACGAAGGCCGGTTTCAGCGCCGCGAGCGCCTGCGCGGCTTCCCACAGCCGGAAGCTCGCCTCCAGCGTCTGGGGCGGAAAGAACTCGAAGGACACGCGCGGGGCGGTCATGGCGGACACTCCCAAGGGGTTCGAAGGTTTTCAATCTTGTCGCATGGCTGGGACTGTGAAACAAACTCATAGTTTTCAAGATCAATATGAGGCGGGGAACAGGATGCATCTGGAACTGCGCCATCTCAGGACCATCAAGGCCATTCACGACGCGGGCGGTCTGGCCCGGGCCGCCGACCGGCTCAACATCACCCAATCGGCGCTCAGCCATCAGGTGAAGGGGCTCGAGGAACAGGTGGGGATGGAGCTTTTCGTCCGTCGCACCAAGCCCTTGCGGCTGTCCTCGGCGGGGCTCAAGCTGTTGCGCACGGCCGAGCGCGTGCTGCCCGAGATCGCCGCGCTGCAGGCCGAATTCGAGGGCATGACCTCGGGCCGGGCAGGGCGGCTGCATATCGCGCTCGAATGCCATGCCTGCTATGACTGGCTGCTGCCGGTGCTCGACTCCTTCCGCAAGGCTTGGCCTGAGATCGATGTCGATATCCGCCCGGGGCTGTCCTTCGAGGCGCTGCCCGCGCTCGCCCGCGAGGAGGTCGATCTGGTGATCTCCTCCGATCCCGAGACGATCGACGGTATCGGCTTTGCGCCGCTTTTCGATTACGAGCCGGTCTTTCTCTGCGCCGCCTCGCATCCGCTGGCCGGGCGCGCCTTCATCCGGGCCGAGGATTTCCGCGGCGAGACCCTGATCACCTATCCGGTCGAGCGGTCGCGGCTCGATGTCTTCACCGGGCTGCTGGGGCCGGCGCGGGTCGAGCCGCTGGCGCAGCGCCAGGTCGAGCTGACCGCGGTGATCCTGATGCTGGTCGCCTCGGGGCGCGGGGTCACGGTGCTGCCCGACTGGGTGGTGCGCGAGGCCCGGAGCAATGCCGATTTTGCGGTGCTGCCGCTGACCGAGGGCGGATTGACCAGACGGATGTACGCGGCCACCAGGTCCGAGGATACGGCCAAGCCCTTCATGGCGCATTTCGTGCGGCTGGCGCGGAGCGAGCCGGTCAAGCTTCAGCGCGGGACCGCCGGATAGCCGGGCCGGGCGCCGCCACTTGCGTGGCATTTCCCTTGGCACCGGGCGCGCCCCCGTGTATGGCCCGCGACAAGACCGAAGGAGGCCCCAATGCAAGGCAGTGCAAACCTCAACATCATGATCAAGGCCGCCCGCAAGGCCGGCCGCAGCCTGGTCAAGGACTTCCGCGAGGTCGAGAACCTTCAGGTCTCGATGAAGGGGGCGGGCGATTTCGTCAGCCGCGCCGACACGGCCGCCGAGGAGATCCTGCGCCAGGAACTGCGCGGCGCGCGGCCGACCTATGGCTGGCTCGGCGAGGAGACCGGCGGCGAGGATGGCGACGACCCGACCCGGCGCTGGATCGTCGATCCGCTGGACGGCACCACCAACTTCCTGCACGGCCTGCCGCAT
The genomic region above belongs to Rhodovulum sulfidophilum DSM 1374 and contains:
- a CDS encoding valine--tRNA ligase, giving the protein MPMEKTFDAAAAEQRLYEAWEKAGCFTAGANASRPETFCIMIPPPNVTGSLHMGHAFNNTLQDILVRWHRMRGFDTLWQPGQDHAGIATQMVVERELAKEGNPGRREMGREAFLEKVWDWKGQSGGTIITQLKRLGASCDWSRNAFTMSGAPGAPAGEDGNFHDAVIKVFVEMYNKGLIYRGKRLVNWDPHFETAISDLEVEQVELDGNMWRLRYPLEDGATYEHPVEFDEEGTPTAFETRDYLVVATTRPETMLGDTGVAVHPEDDRYRHLIGKTVRLPLCGRSIPIVADDYADPTKGTGAVKITPAHDFNDWGVGQRTGLRAINIMSTRAAMFLKDNADFAEGCDDARVADCIARFDGLDRYEARKAIVADAEARGWLDGIDSDRHMVPHGDRSKTAIEPYLTDQWFVDTQKIVGPALDTVRKGMAAQEAGQFDETAGYTRILPERDAKTYFHWLENIEPWCISRQLWWGHQIPVWYGLDLDASHFTDDEGDNALDDVELYRLLGEGFVQRGARHHCAADFEAVKAQFQDVLAGLPAPLHAMRVVEVAGRAAAEEALAESLAEYNLSQDPTGLIYPIWRDPDVLDTWFSSGLWPIGTLGWPEETPELAKYFPTDVLITGFDIIFFWVARMMMMQLAVVDQVPFHTVYVHALVRDEKGKKMSKSLGNVLDPLELIDEYGADAVRFTLTAMAAMGRDLKLSTSRIAGYRNFGTKLWNATRFAEMNGVFEGYTPTGEIPAPTETVNTWIVGETARVREAVDEALSHYRFNDAANALYAFVWGKVCDWYVEFSKPLLMDGTEAQKAETRATMAWVIDQCLILLHPIMPYITEELWGTTAERAKMLVHADWPAYGADLIDLQADREMNWVIALIEEIRSARAQMNVPAGAKIPMLYTELDAAGQDAWARNEALIRRMARIDSLSAAETLPKGCVTIAVEGGSFALPLAGIIDVAAERARLEKTLSKLEKDLKGLEGRLKNPKFVESAPEDVVEETRDLVEAKTGEAAKLRGALERLAELG
- a CDS encoding xanthine dehydrogenase family protein molybdopterin-binding subunit encodes the protein MERTFGKSQTGPRFEDWRFLIGTGRYVDDIAPAAALHAVFLRSPVAHAEIRAMDLEDARAAPGVVAVLSAGDLRAAGIGAAMGATVVTNRDGSAGAAPARPLLAEGRVRFVGEAMAVVIAETLLAAKDAAERIVFDLHDLDPHLALTVGGPQIHPEAPLNLAYDWATGDEAAVHEAFRTAARTVRLEVADNRVIVNSMEPRGAWAEWADGRLHLCVNGQGVWDQKAKLAAMLDLPETAVRVTNPDVGGGFGMKAMSYPEYYVIAHAARALGRPVRWMSDRTEAMLSDNAGRDLVSMVEIAFDAGHRITGYRVETLSNLGAYNSEYAQPIQSELFAKVLTGAYDIPVAFLAVKGVYTNTTQVDAYRGAGRPEAIYALERTMDLAARELGLDPWELRRRNFIAPSAFPYRTPTGESYDVGDFARVLARVETMADRAGFAARKAGSAARGRLRGLGLCYYIESILGDPTEGAEIAFPEDGTVALYVGTQSNGQGHETVYARFLAEQAGLPVEAIRVIQGDSDLIARGGGTGGSRSVTTQASATLAAIEVMVAAFTPFLAAEMGVEMSDLGFDEGRFRAPGSNLTPGLIEAAAMARRAGRTDLLRHRADYTLPGRSYPNGAHVAEVEIDPETGETRVLRYTVADDFGTLINPRLAEGQVHGGVAQGLGQALCERVVHDDYGQLLTASFMDYAMPRASDLPFVQFGTEPVPSTANPLGMKGCGEAGTVGAMAAVGNAVLDALWSAGVRRADMPFTPERVWRLLRAAV
- the metF gene encoding methylenetetrahydrofolate reductase [NAD(P)H]; translated protein: MTAPRVSFEFFPPQTLEASFRLWEAAQALAALKPAFVSVTYGAGGTTRKLTHEAVQTIHNHYGLNVAAHLTCVDATRAETLEIAEAYSAAGVNEIVALRGDPPKGQGAFRPHPDGFANSCELIEALAATGRFRLRVGAYPDPHPEAGAPDADVRWLKRKFEAGADTAITQFFFEAETFFRFRDACEKQGIDGAKIIPGILPIEKWAGVRRFAQRCGAHVPAHVDEAFETAIRDGREELLGKAMATELCTELMEGGVRDFHFYTLNKPHLTRDICHALGVLPDAHLEKVA
- a CDS encoding LysR family transcriptional regulator, with the translated sequence MHLELRHLRTIKAIHDAGGLARAADRLNITQSALSHQVKGLEEQVGMELFVRRTKPLRLSSAGLKLLRTAERVLPEIAALQAEFEGMTSGRAGRLHIALECHACYDWLLPVLDSFRKAWPEIDVDIRPGLSFEALPALAREEVDLVISSDPETIDGIGFAPLFDYEPVFLCAASHPLAGRAFIRAEDFRGETLITYPVERSRLDVFTGLLGPARVEPLAQRQVELTAVILMLVASGRGVTVLPDWVVREARSNADFAVLPLTEGGLTRRMYAATRSEDTAKPFMAHFVRLARSEPVKLQRGTAG